A window from Symbiopectobacterium purcellii encodes these proteins:
- a CDS encoding alginate lyase family protein, with the protein MNTVASTLNRSRRFHRVPTALGILAMLLLPAAQASEGLCNKVTPPSIQALLSTVSHPPAAKPQAIPIVHTEGTLPHQGIYDMSNAARRDFSYMRDLALAWQRTQDAALLSRLTVYLDDWMKTYQLSFNPIDETSFDGVIEAYRLTRSALPEATRERTRTFLHAMATGYLQKMDENQNSAKKIWSNNWQSHSVKLVTMSAVAIDDATLLAAAKAAFIRQLDTNIHADGEVMDFTERDALHYVVYSLEPLLRAAMAAQLQGENWIDLKGRHGQSLRTALEWLKPYADGEKTHEEFANTKVRFDIERRKAGVKGFDGQWQPSNAANVYWSASVLNLRYLETARQLNKTPARWLWAITPCQ; encoded by the coding sequence ATGAATACCGTCGCATCAACACTCAACCGTTCTCGGCGATTTCACCGTGTTCCCACCGCGTTGGGGATACTGGCCATGCTGTTGCTACCGGCAGCACAGGCCAGCGAAGGACTTTGCAACAAGGTTACGCCCCCCTCAATCCAGGCATTATTATCCACTGTCTCGCATCCACCAGCCGCCAAGCCGCAAGCGATACCGATCGTGCACACGGAAGGCACCTTGCCTCATCAGGGTATCTACGATATGTCTAACGCGGCACGGCGTGATTTCAGCTATATGCGCGATCTGGCCTTAGCCTGGCAACGGACTCAGGATGCTGCGCTGCTGTCACGCTTGACGGTCTATTTGGATGACTGGATGAAAACCTATCAGCTGAGCTTTAACCCTATCGACGAAACCAGCTTCGACGGGGTAATTGAAGCATACCGCTTGACGCGCAGCGCCCTGCCGGAAGCCACACGAGAGCGCACCCGCACCTTCCTGCATGCGATGGCAACCGGGTACTTACAGAAGATGGACGAAAACCAGAACAGCGCAAAAAAAATCTGGAGCAACAACTGGCAAAGCCATAGCGTTAAGTTAGTCACCATGAGCGCGGTGGCGATAGATGACGCCACGTTGCTGGCAGCGGCTAAAGCGGCATTTATCCGTCAGTTAGATACCAATATTCATGCAGATGGCGAAGTGATGGATTTCACCGAACGCGATGCCTTGCACTACGTGGTCTACTCATTGGAGCCGCTGCTGCGCGCCGCCATGGCAGCGCAGTTGCAAGGTGAGAACTGGATTGATCTGAAAGGCCGCCATGGGCAAAGCCTGCGTACCGCGCTGGAATGGCTCAAACCCTATGCCGACGGTGAAAAAACGCACGAAGAATTCGCTAACACCAAGGTGCGTTTCGATATCGAGCGCCGTAAAGCTGGCGTTAAAGGGTTCGACGGACAGTGGCAACCCAGCAATGCCGCGAATGTCTATTGGTCTGCCAGCGTGCTCAATCTCCGCTATTTGGAGACCGCGCGGCAACTCAACAAGACGCCAGCGCGCTGGCTGTGGGCGATTACGCCCTGCCAGTGA